One window of the Melopsittacus undulatus isolate bMelUnd1 chromosome 20 unlocalized genomic scaffold, bMelUnd1.mat.Z SUPER_20_unloc_1, whole genome shotgun sequence genome contains the following:
- the LOC115947523 gene encoding keratin-associated protein 5-5-like — MHCCRCGCCSVVKSKAVCCCQPCQKTVCCSPCQQSCCCDPCQKTVCCDPCQKTVCCDPCQKTVCCQPCQKTVCCSPCQQSCCCDPCQKPCCDPCQKTVCCDPCQQSVCCDPCQKTVCCDPCQKPCCDPCQQSTCCDPCQQSVCCDPCQKTVCCDPCQKTVCCDPCQKPCCDPCQQSVCCDPCQKPCCDPCQQSVCCDPCQKPCCDPCQQSVCCDPCQKPCCDPCQKPCCDPCQQSVCCDPCQKPCCDPCQQSVCCDPCQQSVCCDPCQKPCCDPCQQSVCCDPCQKPCCDPCQQSTCCDPCQQSTCCDPCQQSTCCDPCQQSTCCDPCQQSVCCDPCQQSTCCDPCQQSVCETKVCQKTCCCCGQVPCCCTCRPCCPPACLSCCSYTVKKPIVLRCSPVPCCSPMRKYGIPIQQCCTSIKRLC, encoded by the coding sequence ATGCACTGTTGCAGATGCGGATGCTGCTCCGTTGTGAAGAGCaaggctgtgtgctgctgccagccatGCCAGAAGACCGTCTGTTGCAGCCCATGTcagcagtcctgctgctgcGACCCATGCCAGAAGACCGTCTGCTGTGACCCATGCCAGAAGACCGTCTGCTGTGACCCATGCCAGAAGACCGTCTGCTGCCAGCCATGCCAGAAGACCGTCTGTTGCAGCCCATGCcagcagtcctgctgctgtgacCCATGCCAGAAGCCCTGTTGTGACCCATGCCAGAAGACTGTCTGCTGTGACCCATGCCAGCAGTCTGTGTGCTGTGACCCATGCCAAAAGACTGTCTGCTGTGACCCATGCCAGAAGCCCTGTTGTGACCCATGCCAGCAGTCTACCTGCTGTGACCCATGCCAACAGTCTGTGTGCTGTGACCCATGCCAGAAGACAGTCTGCTGTGACCCATGCCAAAAGACAGTCTGCTGTGACCCATGCCAGAAGCCCTGTTGTGACCCATGCCAGCAGTCTGTCTGCTGTGACCCATGCCAGAAGCCTTGCTGTGACCCATGCCAGCAGTCTGTCTGCTGTGACCCATGCCAGAAGCCCTGTTGTGACCCATGCCAACAGTCTGTCTGCTGTGACCCATGTCAGAAGCCCTGCTGTGATCCATGCCAGAAGCCCTGCTGTGACCCATGCCAACAGTCTGTCTGCTGTGATCCATGCCAGAAGCCCTGTTGTGACCCATGCCAACAGTCTGTCTGCTGTGACCCATGCCAACAGTCTGTCTGCTGTGATCCATGCCAGAAGCCCTGTTGTGACCCATGCCAACAGTCTGTCTGCTGTGACCCATGCCAGAAGCCCTGTTGTGACCCATGCCAGCAGTCTACTTGCTGTGACCCATGCCAGCAGTCTACCTGCTGTGACCCATGCCAGCAGTCTACCTGCTGTGACCCATGCCAACAGTCTACCTGCTGTGACCCATGCCAGCAGTCTGTCTGCTGTGACCCATGCCAGCAGTCTACCTGCTGTGATCCATGCCAGCAGTCCGTCTGTGAAACCAAGGTGTGCCAGAAGACCTGCTGTTGCTGTGGCCAGGTACCCTGCTGCTGTACCTGCCGCCCTTGCTGCCCTCCTGCATGTCTGTCTTGCTGCTCCTACACCGTGAAGAAGCCCATTGTGCTGCGTTGCAGCCCTGTGCCATGCTGCTCTCCCATGAGGAAGTATGGCATTCCCATCCAGCAGTGCTGTACCTCAATCAAGAGGCTTTGCTGA